A genomic region of Herbaspirillum sp. DW155 contains the following coding sequences:
- a CDS encoding sensor domain-containing diguanylate cyclase, translating into MHAPYTPERSIFQRGQSTHPVLNDRPADRIELAHTDSDADAWLEPALSDFISLASSVCGTPMGMFSQLHADIGLQHPYLSVNNGRGDARNQWWRFPGQTGVLRNAVDFSLCEMAVRTPGQITEVCDLSNDGRFAASALARGTPAVRFYAGVPLVSGNGDILGTLCVMDRVPRTLSPAQRDAFQKLGRQLEAQLDSHRAMQKLERQTMTDALTGIGNRRSFDSRLREEWTRHLRNARPLTMLMVDVDYFKQYNDTYGHPAGDALLVQLARVLRSPLRASDFLARYGGDEFSLILPDTDETGAHQVSERIKQSVARVKWPHTDIEISVGAATVTPSEMCDFSALLHAADQAMYQRKHGRNPRNA; encoded by the coding sequence CTGCACGCTCCGTACACTCCCGAACGCTCCATTTTCCAGCGTGGTCAATCCACGCACCCGGTGCTCAACGACCGCCCCGCCGACCGCATCGAACTGGCGCATACCGACAGCGATGCCGATGCCTGGCTGGAGCCGGCCCTGTCCGATTTCATCTCGCTGGCCTCCAGCGTATGCGGCACGCCCATGGGCATGTTCAGCCAGCTGCACGCCGACATCGGGCTGCAGCACCCATACCTCTCGGTCAACAACGGCCGTGGCGACGCGCGCAATCAATGGTGGCGCTTCCCTGGCCAGACTGGCGTGCTGCGCAATGCAGTGGACTTCTCTTTGTGCGAAATGGCCGTGCGCACACCGGGCCAGATCACGGAAGTGTGCGACCTGAGCAACGACGGACGCTTTGCTGCCAGCGCGCTGGCACGCGGCACGCCGGCCGTGCGGTTTTATGCGGGCGTGCCGCTGGTGTCGGGCAATGGCGACATCCTCGGCACGCTATGTGTGATGGACCGGGTGCCGCGTACGCTCAGCCCGGCCCAGCGCGACGCCTTCCAGAAACTGGGGCGCCAGCTCGAAGCGCAACTCGACAGCCATCGCGCCATGCAGAAGCTGGAGCGCCAGACCATGACCGATGCGCTGACCGGCATCGGCAACCGCCGCAGTTTTGATTCGCGCCTGCGTGAAGAATGGACGCGCCATCTGCGCAATGCTCGTCCGCTGACCATGCTGATGGTGGATGTGGACTACTTCAAGCAATACAACGACACATACGGCCACCCGGCCGGCGATGCGCTGCTGGTGCAACTGGCCCGCGTGCTGCGCTCACCGCTGCGTGCCAGCGATTTCCTGGCGCGCTACGGTGGTGACGAGTTCTCGCTGATCCTGCCGGACACCGATGAGACCGGTGCTCATCAGGTATCCGAACGGATCAAGCAGTCGGTGGCGCGAGTGAAATGGCCGCACACCGATATCGAAATCAGCGTGGGCGCGGCCACCGTGACGCCTTCGGAAATGTGCGACTTCAGCGCCTTGCTCCATGCGGCTGACCAGGCCATGTATCAGCGCAAGCATGGGCGTAATCCGCGCAATGCGTGA
- a CDS encoding 5-carboxymethyl-2-hydroxymuconate Delta-isomerase: MPHLVMEYTGNLAIDVQPTLQRLNQALVASGHFEENAIKARAVRLDDYLVGTASEARRAFVALRLAILSGRTVEEKKSVSDLLGAAIQKDQHWPKDVQVQITVEIVDMQRETYFKVSLQ; encoded by the coding sequence ATGCCCCATCTCGTTATGGAATACACCGGCAATCTCGCCATCGACGTACAGCCTACCCTGCAAAGACTCAACCAGGCGCTGGTGGCAAGCGGCCACTTTGAAGAGAACGCCATCAAGGCGCGTGCGGTACGTCTGGATGATTATCTGGTCGGTACGGCGAGCGAAGCCAGGAGGGCCTTCGTGGCGCTGCGCCTGGCTATCCTGAGCGGCCGCACCGTGGAAGAAAAGAAGTCGGTGTCCGACCTGCTGGGTGCGGCCATCCAGAAGGACCAGCACTGGCCCAAGGACGTCCAGGTGCAGATCACCGTGGAGATTGTCGACATGCAGCGCGAGACCTACTTCAAGGTCAGCCTGCAATAA
- a CDS encoding PAS domain-containing protein, translated as MYRMKSRSRKKKPDRPDHALLLSQLQQVALGLGQTFAPFCEVVLHDLRDADHSIVALHNNLSGREVGDATTELGLARIADESYPQVLTNYANTLPDGRQAKSSSIGIKDADGKYVAALCMNIDLTLFGALQGMLRQFGGIDGAVRVAETLEPAGADALRSRIDAFAARLSTTPRSLKAEDRRQLMRELRQSGCMDVRRAAEIVAAHLGVSRATVYNDEKD; from the coding sequence ATGTATCGCATGAAATCCCGTTCCCGCAAAAAGAAACCCGACCGCCCCGACCACGCCCTGCTGCTCTCACAACTGCAGCAGGTCGCCCTGGGCCTGGGCCAGACCTTCGCACCCTTCTGCGAAGTGGTGCTGCACGACCTGCGCGATGCCGATCATTCCATCGTCGCCCTGCACAACAACCTGTCCGGACGCGAAGTGGGCGATGCCACCACCGAGCTGGGGCTGGCGCGCATCGCCGACGAAAGCTATCCGCAGGTCCTGACCAATTACGCCAACACCCTGCCCGACGGACGCCAGGCCAAGAGCAGTTCGATCGGCATCAAGGATGCCGATGGCAAATACGTCGCGGCGCTGTGCATGAACATCGACCTCACGCTCTTCGGCGCGCTGCAGGGCATGCTGCGCCAGTTCGGCGGTATCGACGGGGCAGTGCGCGTGGCCGAAACGCTGGAGCCGGCCGGGGCCGATGCCCTGCGCAGCCGCATCGATGCCTTTGCCGCACGGCTGTCCACGACGCCGCGCAGCCTCAAGGCCGAAGACCGGCGCCAGCTCATGCGCGAACTGCGTCAGTCCGGCTGCATGGACGTGCGGCGCGCAGCCGAGATCGTGGCGGCGCATCTGGGTGTGTCGCGCGCCACCGTCTACAACGACGAGAAGGATTGA
- a CDS encoding type VI secretion system Vgr family protein encodes MTATSSMTSAPLGALLNLLTHERRLLRLHLPPSAPAPVQHLVALQVSGTEAVCGNVLYRLQCASSTSDIAVHDLQGLPVGFSVKDTEGSTALVCGLASAVRQVYSEAGAVLFELELCDALHLLEQRKTWRVFCDRSVPDISEQILTEHRQDNSVLAAALRWHTSGLRNTYPQRAFVMQAGESDAAFLQRLWRQEGIAWHFRFTLEGDEPVHHLHLADHPTAYPDQSALALRYHRADALEQTDTVTHWEAWCEQAIDEVTLAAFDYKSNRCLQAQEDALRGEDTAGLALARTLGHYEYAPPFLAAGPAHQRQMTRSRMAAHEMAAQGYRARSVVRSLRGGTVFALSGHPLIDALPGNARRFTVTQVRLYARNSLVLDVPWMAALMQDWLPARDSLGDQTALDVPVYCNAFECVQRDTAIVPSYDPDDVPKLGMMSALVVGDGDKEVDVDEMGRIAVRFLFTRPEEHPRQRGASGTASDSARIRVLQPWADAGFGTAFWPRVGSEILIGFLQNHPDKPVALGGLYDGTHCPPLFSHRGKLPENSALSGIRSKEFKADRHSHLRFDDSAGQISAQLLSDHANTQLNQGWLGSPRAEGNSTPRGEGFELATDAAGCLRTAHGLLITAFARLNASGHQLAREETLALMQQCVQLFTGIGNYAARHQATAADHDAHESLYRHLQQWENGSNTAPSAGEGGTPVVAITAPAGLHFSTPETAVMHAGENCDTVALRHIQLTSGEHLTANAGKGMSLFAQSEDLKLIAHQGELKLQSQHNDTSVAAARNLSLSASDGKVQIIAADEILLATADGSYLRLGGGKIDMGCSGAASIHAAKHHWLDAQTTSGELPTFAKEEVGRKPVLARPTDDQSVPGARFEIDRSDGTRLTGKTDEQGATGAISRDAFEQLHIRFLDADS; translated from the coding sequence ATGACAGCCACTTCCTCGATGACCTCCGCGCCGCTCGGCGCGCTGTTGAATCTCCTGACGCACGAGCGTCGGCTGCTGAGGCTGCACCTGCCTCCCTCCGCACCTGCACCCGTACAGCATCTGGTCGCCTTGCAGGTCAGCGGAACGGAGGCTGTCTGCGGCAACGTGCTGTACCGCCTGCAGTGCGCCAGCAGCACATCGGATATCGCTGTCCACGATCTGCAAGGACTTCCCGTCGGATTTTCCGTGAAGGATACCGAAGGGAGCACAGCATTGGTGTGCGGCCTGGCCAGCGCCGTGCGGCAAGTCTACTCGGAAGCCGGCGCGGTGCTGTTCGAGCTCGAACTCTGCGATGCACTGCATCTGCTGGAGCAGCGCAAGACCTGGCGCGTTTTCTGCGACCGTTCGGTACCGGACATCAGCGAGCAGATCCTCACCGAGCATCGCCAGGACAATAGCGTCCTGGCTGCCGCCTTGCGGTGGCACACCAGTGGCTTGCGCAATACCTATCCACAGCGGGCTTTCGTCATGCAGGCCGGCGAAAGCGATGCCGCCTTCCTCCAGCGGCTATGGCGCCAGGAAGGCATTGCCTGGCATTTTCGCTTTACGCTGGAGGGCGATGAGCCCGTCCATCATCTGCATCTGGCTGACCATCCGACGGCCTATCCCGACCAGTCTGCTCTGGCCTTGCGTTACCACCGCGCCGACGCACTCGAACAGACCGATACGGTGACGCATTGGGAAGCCTGGTGCGAGCAAGCGATCGATGAAGTCACGCTGGCCGCTTTCGATTACAAATCCAACCGGTGTCTGCAAGCGCAGGAGGATGCGCTACGTGGTGAAGATACGGCAGGTCTTGCGCTCGCACGCACGCTGGGCCACTACGAATATGCCCCGCCGTTCCTGGCGGCAGGGCCGGCTCACCAGCGGCAAATGACCAGAAGCAGGATGGCCGCCCATGAAATGGCTGCGCAAGGCTACCGTGCCCGCAGTGTGGTGCGCTCCTTGCGTGGCGGCACCGTATTCGCCCTGAGCGGCCATCCTCTCATCGATGCGCTGCCCGGGAACGCCCGCCGTTTCACCGTCACGCAGGTCAGGCTCTACGCGCGTAACAGTCTGGTCCTTGATGTGCCATGGATGGCTGCGCTGATGCAGGACTGGTTACCGGCGCGCGACAGTCTGGGTGATCAGACTGCGCTGGACGTACCTGTCTACTGCAATGCGTTTGAGTGCGTTCAGCGCGACACCGCCATCGTGCCATCTTATGACCCGGACGACGTACCCAAGTTAGGCATGATGAGTGCGCTCGTCGTCGGGGATGGGGACAAGGAGGTCGATGTCGATGAGATGGGGCGCATCGCCGTGCGCTTTCTCTTCACCCGGCCCGAAGAGCATCCGCGTCAGCGTGGTGCCAGCGGGACTGCCAGCGACTCTGCTCGCATCCGCGTCCTGCAGCCCTGGGCCGATGCAGGCTTTGGCACTGCCTTCTGGCCCAGGGTCGGCAGCGAGATCCTGATCGGTTTTCTGCAGAATCATCCCGACAAGCCGGTGGCCTTGGGTGGCCTCTACGATGGCACGCACTGCCCGCCGCTGTTTTCACACCGGGGCAAGCTGCCGGAGAACAGTGCACTGTCCGGGATACGCAGCAAGGAATTCAAGGCGGACCGGCACAGCCACCTGCGCTTCGACGATAGTGCAGGTCAGATCAGTGCCCAGCTCCTCTCGGACCATGCCAACACCCAACTCAACCAGGGCTGGCTTGGCTCTCCCCGTGCGGAAGGGAATTCCACACCGCGCGGCGAAGGATTTGAGCTGGCCACCGATGCTGCTGGTTGCTTGCGCACGGCACATGGCCTGCTCATCACCGCCTTCGCCCGCCTCAACGCCAGCGGCCACCAGCTTGCCCGGGAAGAGACACTCGCGCTGATGCAGCAATGCGTGCAGCTCTTTACCGGCATCGGCAATTACGCAGCCCGGCACCAGGCCACGGCCGCCGATCATGATGCACATGAGAGTCTTTATCGTCATTTGCAGCAGTGGGAGAACGGTTCCAATACCGCACCCTCCGCAGGGGAGGGTGGCACACCGGTGGTCGCCATCACCGCACCTGCCGGCCTGCACTTCAGTACCCCCGAGACCGCCGTCATGCATGCTGGCGAGAACTGCGACACCGTGGCGCTGCGCCATATCCAGCTGACCAGCGGCGAGCATCTGACGGCCAATGCAGGCAAGGGCATGTCGCTATTTGCCCAGTCGGAAGACCTCAAGCTGATCGCACATCAGGGCGAGCTCAAGCTGCAATCGCAGCACAACGACACCAGTGTGGCTGCGGCCAGGAATCTGAGCCTGAGCGCCAGCGACGGCAAGGTGCAGATCATCGCGGCCGACGAGATCTTGCTCGCGACCGCAGACGGCAGCTATCTGCGTCTTGGGGGAGGAAAGATCGACATGGGTTGCAGCGGGGCGGCGTCGATCCATGCGGCCAAGCATCACTGGCTCGATGCACAGACCACATCCGGCGAGTTGCCCACGTTCGCCAAGGAGGAGGTGGGCCGCAAGCCGGTCCTGGCACGCCCGACCGATGACCAGAGCGTGCCGGGTGCACGCTTCGAGATCGACCGCAGTGACGGTACCAGGCTGACCGGGAAGACCGATGAGCAAGGCGCGACCGGTGCGATTTCCAGAGATGCATTCGAACAGCTGCACATTCGCTTTCTCGATGCCGATTCCTGA
- a CDS encoding threo-3-hydroxy-L-aspartate ammonia-lyase yields the protein MIPLSSPTELPSFADVLLAAQRIRPWAHKTPVLRSRTADAEVGAQLFFKCENFQRMGAFKFRGAMNALSQFNADQRKHGVITFSSGNHAQGTALAAQLLGIPAVIVMPEDAPAAKVAATRGYGAEVVTYDRYTEDREAIGARLAAERRMTLIPPYDHPHVMAGQGTATLELLQETGPLDALFVCLGGGGLLSGAALAARALSPDCKIYGVEPEAGNDGQQSLRAGQIVHIDTPKTIADGAQTQHLGKYTFEVIRELVDDIHTVTDAELIAGLRFFAERMKMVVEPTGCLGFAAARKHREQLQGKRVGVIISGGNIDLGKLSGYLD from the coding sequence ATGATCCCGCTCTCCAGTCCTACCGAATTGCCCAGCTTCGCCGACGTCCTGCTGGCTGCCCAACGCATCAGGCCCTGGGCGCACAAGACGCCGGTGCTGCGCTCGCGCACGGCCGATGCGGAAGTGGGCGCGCAACTGTTCTTCAAGTGCGAAAACTTCCAGCGCATGGGTGCCTTCAAGTTCCGCGGCGCCATGAACGCGCTGTCGCAGTTCAATGCCGATCAGCGCAAGCATGGCGTGATCACCTTCTCCTCCGGCAATCACGCCCAGGGCACGGCGCTGGCGGCGCAACTGCTGGGCATTCCGGCCGTGATCGTGATGCCCGAGGATGCGCCCGCCGCCAAGGTCGCGGCCACGCGTGGCTACGGCGCCGAGGTCGTGACGTATGACCGCTACACCGAAGACCGCGAAGCCATCGGCGCACGCCTGGCCGCCGAGCGCAGGATGACGCTGATCCCGCCCTACGACCATCCGCATGTGATGGCCGGACAAGGCACGGCCACGTTGGAACTGCTGCAGGAAACCGGTCCGCTGGATGCGCTCTTCGTCTGCCTGGGCGGTGGTGGCCTGCTGTCCGGCGCGGCCCTGGCCGCGCGTGCGCTGTCACCCGATTGCAAGATCTACGGCGTGGAACCGGAAGCGGGCAACGATGGCCAGCAATCGCTGCGCGCCGGCCAGATCGTGCATATCGATACTCCCAAGACCATTGCCGATGGCGCGCAGACGCAACACCTGGGCAAGTACACCTTCGAGGTCATCCGCGAACTGGTGGACGACATCCATACCGTGACCGATGCCGAACTGATCGCCGGCCTGCGCTTCTTTGCAGAGCGCATGAAGATGGTCGTCGAGCCCACCGGCTGCCTGGGATTTGCCGCTGCCAGAAAGCACCGGGAACAGCTGCAGGGCAAGCGCGTAGGCGTCATCATCAGCGGCGGCAACATCGATCTGGGCAAGCTCTCGGGCTATCTGGACTAG
- a CDS encoding Lrp/AsnC family transcriptional regulator has protein sequence MTRLDQLDDIDRQLLSILQLNAREPVAEIARRLGVARTTVVARIERLEQSGIIGGYTLKLGRDVVDASLQAYVGVTVQPRAGRDVIRRFGRIPEVHQLCAVSGEYDYVAWLRVNTPEQLDKILDQIGEMEGVLKTTTSVVLARKIDRGDAARTR, from the coding sequence ATGACCAGGCTGGACCAACTCGACGACATCGACCGTCAACTCCTTTCCATCCTGCAGTTGAACGCCCGCGAACCGGTGGCGGAGATCGCCCGTCGCCTGGGCGTGGCACGTACCACCGTGGTAGCCCGCATTGAGCGGCTGGAGCAGTCCGGCATCATCGGCGGCTATACCTTGAAGCTCGGGCGCGACGTGGTGGACGCCAGCCTGCAGGCCTATGTGGGCGTGACCGTCCAGCCGCGTGCCGGGCGCGACGTGATCCGCCGCTTCGGGCGCATCCCGGAAGTCCACCAGTTGTGTGCCGTCAGCGGCGAATACGATTACGTCGCCTGGCTGCGCGTGAATACACCCGAGCAACTGGACAAGATCCTCGACCAGATCGGCGAGATGGAAGGCGTCCTCAAGACCACCACCTCGGTCGTGCTGGCACGCAAGATCGACCGCGGCGATGCGGCCAGGACGCGCTGA
- a CDS encoding saccharopine dehydrogenase NADP-binding domain-containing protein: protein MRTVILGCGHIGQTIARLLADCGEGRDYNITIADRDAAALQAIAGLRAERAILDSADPQALAALLQRAEVVINALPYHMAVSVATVARQTGTHYFDLTEDVQATRAIAALAADAPCAFMPQCGLAPGFIGIVAHHLAAGFDEVHEIKMRVGALPQYPTNELKYNLTWSVDGLINEYCHPCEALRDGERVTVDPLADLEHFSLDGAEYEAFNTSGGLGSLCETLAGRVGNLDYKSVRYPGHQQRMKFLLGDLGLRHDPELLKHILRKSVPSTLQDVVLVFVTVSGMREGKLMQEVFTRKIFARERDGRRESAIQASTAAGVCAALDLFRAGQLPARGFIRQEQIGLPALLGNRFGAVYA from the coding sequence ATGCGTACCGTCATTCTCGGCTGCGGCCACATCGGCCAGACCATCGCCCGCCTGCTGGCGGACTGCGGCGAAGGCCGCGATTACAACATCACCATTGCGGACCGCGATGCCGCCGCCTTGCAAGCCATCGCCGGCCTGCGTGCCGAGAGAGCGATCCTCGACTCGGCCGATCCACAGGCGCTGGCGGCACTGCTGCAACGGGCCGAGGTGGTCATCAATGCCCTGCCCTACCACATGGCCGTGAGTGTGGCCACGGTAGCGCGCCAGACCGGCACACACTACTTCGACCTGACCGAGGATGTGCAGGCCACCCGTGCCATCGCTGCGCTGGCGGCCGATGCCCCTTGCGCCTTCATGCCCCAGTGCGGCCTGGCACCCGGCTTCATCGGCATTGTCGCGCACCATCTGGCGGCGGGCTTCGATGAAGTGCACGAGATCAAGATGCGCGTGGGCGCGCTGCCACAGTATCCGACCAATGAGCTGAAGTACAACCTGACCTGGAGCGTGGACGGACTCATCAATGAGTACTGCCATCCCTGCGAGGCCTTGCGCGATGGTGAGCGGGTGACGGTCGATCCATTGGCCGACCTGGAACATTTTTCCCTCGATGGCGCGGAGTACGAAGCCTTCAATACCTCGGGTGGACTGGGCAGCCTGTGCGAGACGCTGGCCGGACGGGTCGGCAACCTGGACTACAAGTCGGTGCGCTATCCCGGTCACCAGCAGCGCATGAAATTCCTGCTCGGTGATCTCGGCCTGCGCCATGATCCGGAACTGTTGAAGCACATCCTGCGCAAGAGCGTGCCATCCACCTTGCAGGATGTGGTGCTGGTGTTCGTGACCGTCAGCGGGATGCGCGAGGGCAAGCTGATGCAGGAGGTCTTTACCCGCAAGATCTTCGCGCGGGAACGCGACGGCCGCAGGGAGAGCGCCATCCAGGCCAGCACGGCAGCCGGTGTCTGCGCGGCGCTGGACCTGTTCCGGGCCGGGCAGTTGCCGGCGCGCGGCTTCATCCGGCAGGAACAGATCGGCTTGCCGGCATTGCTCGGCAACCGGTTCGGTGCGGTGTATGCCTGA
- a CDS encoding PAAR domain-containing protein codes for MKGVIRLGDPTTHGGKVISAGARVAVRGKTVARVGDSCSCPIKGHEDCVIIEGHPTIQVDGVAVAFEGHRTSCGAALISTVADSGAG; via the coding sequence ATGAAAGGCGTCATCCGTCTGGGTGATCCGACCACGCACGGCGGCAAAGTCATCAGTGCCGGTGCGCGTGTAGCGGTGAGGGGAAAAACCGTTGCCCGCGTCGGAGATTCTTGCAGCTGCCCGATCAAGGGGCATGAGGATTGCGTCATCATCGAGGGCCATCCCACGATCCAGGTCGATGGCGTTGCAGTGGCTTTCGAAGGCCATCGCACCAGCTGTGGTGCGGCGCTGATTTCGACGGTGGCAGACAGCGGCGCCGGGTGA
- a CDS encoding DUF3274 domain-containing protein, with protein sequence MSTTSGAARSSRVIGGGKFTLLPNHGEARFYKTLPLPGVIILVHGVNSDGEWYESTERGLCEGLNERLARRPEQMVYSGPASGRLMPAQYTPELTADGYLAPRRSADNFIDAGSHYSPVIRFRWGYKASKTELRQFGKNVWLNENDYWGGGPFANGCSAIADLWTEGLNDRLFLWLTAQHLNPVSGRDVYRCPHRAYYVHAALRLARLIKSVRDRQADCPITVMCHSQGNMVGIAAAFLADRLGVQADNYLLCNPPLSLLPDNFTENWSQRGSSDSQGSLGRQTYRARVETLKNFFALLRARAARAHADDRIDKEMANSNPKLGPAFTAAGDRQRHGLNGSTFGRVTLYCNPHDQVISATTVQGIGWRGMSEQEIEVTNGRGVFVQRVFAHQYLVGQTPGKSYRYWDDRWNKDAGAGKDGFWHPPSPIVAYRFWQGLASNETIIGKIATAVTQPLMRYIELSRERVNASVAKSWSIPVDAPELPRHFLPTAYRYGNLSPQFDEGIDAAGNARQARKSEVNKKSGDPYDEHATLTSEDGSVNDAAQGDQDSEARLRYEHRARLRMQARRGDIADAQGNVAGEQPGGRATEEYQAWRTEQIGKFLKEGVDQSATDHSTIVTNSEHARLAAAYDVAVGVCTLSEEEMRELRVEADWRYGTGLEEKHPHRYFREYFAQSTMQGKSLEDWLSNEEETRPSGIVDERSWKIAKPEAR encoded by the coding sequence ATGAGCACGACATCCGGTGCAGCACGATCTTCCCGCGTGATTGGCGGCGGCAAATTCACCCTCCTGCCCAATCATGGCGAGGCGCGTTTCTACAAGACCTTGCCCTTGCCCGGGGTCATCATCCTGGTGCATGGCGTGAACTCCGATGGAGAGTGGTACGAGAGCACGGAACGCGGCCTGTGCGAGGGGCTCAATGAGAGACTGGCCCGGCGACCCGAGCAGATGGTCTACAGCGGGCCGGCTTCGGGGCGCCTGATGCCGGCGCAATACACGCCAGAACTCACGGCCGACGGCTATCTCGCACCCCGGCGCAGTGCGGACAACTTCATCGATGCCGGGTCCCACTATTCCCCGGTCATCCGATTTCGCTGGGGATACAAGGCCAGCAAGACCGAGCTCAGGCAATTCGGCAAGAACGTGTGGCTCAACGAGAACGATTACTGGGGCGGCGGGCCGTTCGCCAACGGCTGTTCGGCCATCGCCGATCTCTGGACGGAAGGACTCAATGACCGTCTGTTCCTGTGGTTGACGGCGCAACATCTCAATCCGGTGTCGGGGCGCGACGTCTATCGCTGCCCGCACCGCGCCTACTATGTGCACGCCGCGTTGCGTCTGGCGCGGCTCATCAAGTCCGTGCGCGACAGGCAGGCGGACTGTCCCATCACGGTGATGTGCCACAGCCAGGGCAACATGGTGGGGATTGCTGCGGCCTTTCTGGCCGACCGGCTTGGCGTGCAGGCGGATAACTATCTGCTGTGCAATCCGCCGCTGAGTCTGCTGCCGGACAATTTCACGGAAAACTGGAGCCAGAGGGGCAGCAGCGATTCGCAAGGGTCTCTGGGACGGCAGACCTACCGGGCGCGGGTGGAGACGCTGAAGAATTTCTTTGCGCTGTTGCGGGCCCGTGCCGCCCGCGCGCACGCGGACGACAGGATCGACAAGGAAATGGCCAACAGCAATCCCAAGCTGGGTCCCGCTTTCACGGCCGCAGGAGACCGACAGCGCCACGGGCTCAATGGGTCCACCTTTGGCCGGGTGACCCTGTATTGCAACCCGCACGACCAAGTGATTTCGGCCACAACCGTGCAGGGGATAGGCTGGCGCGGCATGAGTGAGCAGGAGATTGAGGTCACCAACGGCCGGGGCGTGTTCGTGCAGCGTGTTTTCGCGCATCAGTATCTGGTGGGACAGACACCGGGGAAGTCTTATCGCTATTGGGACGACCGCTGGAACAAGGATGCCGGAGCCGGCAAGGACGGGTTCTGGCATCCTCCTTCGCCCATCGTCGCCTATCGGTTCTGGCAGGGACTGGCGTCGAACGAAACCATCATCGGGAAAATCGCAACGGCAGTGACTCAGCCGCTGATGCGGTACATCGAGTTGAGCAGAGAGCGTGTCAATGCCAGCGTCGCGAAGAGCTGGTCGATTCCGGTTGACGCGCCTGAACTGCCGCGCCATTTTTTGCCGACGGCCTATCGCTATGGAAATCTGAGTCCGCAGTTTGATGAGGGTATCGATGCTGCTGGCAATGCACGGCAAGCACGTAAAAGCGAGGTCAATAAAAAATCTGGCGATCCCTATGACGAGCATGCCACGCTCACGTCGGAGGATGGCTCAGTCAACGATGCTGCGCAGGGAGACCAGGACTCGGAGGCCCGATTGCGCTACGAGCATCGGGCGCGCTTGCGGATGCAGGCTAGGCGGGGCGACATAGCTGATGCACAGGGGAACGTCGCCGGAGAACAGCCTGGCGGACGCGCCACCGAGGAATATCAAGCGTGGCGGACCGAGCAGATCGGCAAATTCCTGAAGGAAGGCGTGGACCAGAGTGCTACGGATCATTCGACGATCGTGACCAATTCGGAGCATGCAAGGTTGGCGGCGGCTTATGACGTGGCTGTTGGGGTTTGTACGCTCAGTGAGGAAGAGATGCGGGAGCTGCGGGTTGAGGCGGATTGGCGGTATGGTACCGGACTTGAAGAAAAACACCCTCATCGCTATTTCAGGGAGTACTTTGCTCAGAGCACCATGCAGGGAAAATCTCTAGAAGATTGGCTCTCGAATGAGGAGGAAACTCGGCCGTCGGGCATCGTGGATGAGCGCTCCTGGAAGATAGCTAAGCCGGAGGCGAGGTAA